The DNA window TTCCCAAGCAAAAACCCATTCTTGCAGACCAAGCATTCCAAGCATGTCACTGTTTCATCCGCGAGCTTGTTTAGTTCCGCCGGCTGAAGAAACGAGATTCTCCTCATCAATCTCATGTCGTGGCTCTCCCTTTCCAGCCAAATCCAGAATGCCACAACTTTTACCGACACGAACAGCTCGCGACGCAGGGAAAGGGCTAGCCGGGCGTAGAGTTCGCGGTCTAAAGAGTGGAACAGATTGAATTGCTCGTCGGTGAGCGGCGCACAAGGTCTTTCCAAGAGAGGTGCAGAAAATCTAAATAGATCAGGCCGGTTCATCTTTGTTTGTTGAAAACTCTTGAAGTTTTTTCTCTAATGGCGCAGGGGTTCGGCGTCGTAGGGTTTTATGGTTTTTTGTTGAGATTTGGGCCTCCGATCATGCGTGATACATGGGCGAATCTTGATtcttttttgtataatttttttcaaatctAAGAGTTGTGGATAAACGGTAAACTTGTccattaaaagttaaaactCGTCCCATTATCATTTTGTATGCtgatcttctgatatttaaaaatcGGGGAAATTCGTAATTTTGGTTttggtttttaattttttttgaactTTGGTTTTTTATATCGTTAAATTTCAGCTTTTTTTGTGGCAACTTCACTCATTTTCTCGCTGTGGATCCAGTGCAGCGTTGGCGCGACGCTTAGATAAGCAATTTCATATCAGCACATCACCAAAAGAGGAGTAAAATTGTCAACAATAAAAAATGATTAGATGTCATGTGAAAAGATCTTCTCACATATCTGTATCCGGAAGAGGGGTCGATCTGATCAATACCTAAagtgaaaaatgatatttttcacgGTCCGACTCAACCAGTGAAAAATACCATAGAAGTTTTGTGATAAAAAATATGCAAGACTAACACAGaatagtgggtctcatgtgagaccgtctcacggatcataatctgtgatacggatcaatcctactcatattcacaataaaaagtaatactcttagaataaaaagtaatacttgtgtgagaccgtctcacgggtcgtatttgtgagacggtcaaATTTGTTTATTGTCGCAAAccactaattttaaatatttttatcttcTGTTGGAGAGGTATAGACTGAGAGGTGTATTCAATGTAGGagatttaatgatttttaatgacttttgtagatttttaaAGTTTAGAGGTATTTAATCAAGATTTTTGTacactttataaaaatatagtgatattcaaaataaaatttcacaGAATTTTAAAAAGTCTTGTGATAATCAATAttgacttttaaaaactctataaaaTCTGGATGTAGTCaaatttcaataaattttttaataacttaatgaaattcattaacatacaaacattaaaacTTAAGGTACAACtataaattgttaaaaaaaaatttggttcaACCTAAAAATTtggatggatttttaaaacttttaactcATACATgaagtctttttttttttctctccacCTCACACCACCTCTCATCTCTtcacatattttctcatctcATATATTTCTATTACTCTCTAATTTTTGGACCAAGTATTTATGGCCAAGACAATAGTCTTGGGTTCGAGACTGGAGACACACATACTCCACTGACAGAAGTGAGGAGTTTTGTGAGTAAAAGTCATGGGCTATTATGAGGTCTGTGATTGCAGGACTCAAAAGAGGTAGACTCATGAGCCTTACAATATATACAAATGAACGTAAACAAAAGATGAtccaaaaaataatttatcttAATAGTTGAATAGCTAAACAATAAATTTGTGCATATTCATCATTATTTTACAGTTTAAGGaattaaaaatgaaaaacatAACGTATTTGTTAAATTCATCTCCAGCAAGTGATTTTCATCGTACAAAACAATTGAAACTTGTGTCTTGATTATTTTGATCGAAGATAATGTTTTACACGCTTCTGAAAGTATTTTATTACACTAATAATTTATGATTATCAATTATAATTTTAGTAGATTGTAATATATCATTATATATTGGTAGAATAACCAAATTGGTCATGTAAGTTTGCTTATTTTCGTTTCTTGTCCTCTAACAGTCAAAGTTTGGTGTTGGTGAAGtatattgatttttgggtaggtcttttatgagacggtctctcgaatctttatctgtgagacggatcaactctaccgatattcacaata is part of the Primulina eburnea isolate SZY01 chromosome 1, ASM2296580v1, whole genome shotgun sequence genome and encodes:
- the LOC140810524 gene encoding uncharacterized protein codes for the protein MNRPDLFRFSAPLLERPCAPLTDEQFNLFHSLDRELYARLALSLRRELFVSVKVVAFWIWLERESHDMRLMRRISFLQPAELNKLADETVTCLECLVCKNGFLLGNHDISLLPNLLSFWFRLMFSLRSLHERRVEIIMEVDSIIDTICFRAFRDIMQQVSDENATMQAVAAAAQGGGISLKEGNGIGGHPPKLAATAIGAAILSGVILCFS